A section of the Prionailurus bengalensis isolate Pbe53 chromosome C2, Fcat_Pben_1.1_paternal_pri, whole genome shotgun sequence genome encodes:
- the LOC122492349 gene encoding olfactory receptor 5H2, protein MGKENTTLLTELILTGLTYEPQWQIPLFLVFLVIYLLTIVGNLGLIALIWNEPQLHIPMYFFLGSLAFVDAWISSTVTPKMLVNFFAKSKMISLSECMVQFFSFAISATTECFLLATMAYDRYVAICKPLLYPVIMSNTLCIRLLVLSFSGGLLHAIIHNALLFRLTFCNSIIVHHFYCDIMPLFKISCTDPSINFLMVFIFSGSIQVFTILTVLVSYTLVLFTILKKKSLQGIRKAFSTCGAHLLSVSLYYGPLLFMYVRPGSAQADDQDMMDSLFYTVIIPVLNPIIYSLRNKKVTDSLSKMLKRNA, encoded by the coding sequence atgggaaaggaaaatacaacattGCTGACAGAGTTAATTCTCACAGGACTCACATATGAACCACAGTGGCAAATCCCCCTATTCCTGGTGTTCTTGGTTATCTATCTTCTCACCATTGTGGGGAACCTTGGTCTGATTGCTCTCATATGGAATGAACCTCAGCTTCACAtccccatgtactttttccttgGAAGTTTGGCATTTGTGGATGCTTGGATATCATCCACAGTGACCCCCAAGATGTTGGTCAACTTCTTTGCCAAGAGTaagatgatctctctctctgaatgcatggtacaatttttttcctttgcaatcaGTGCAACCACGGAATGTTTTCTGCTGGCAACAATGGCTTATGATCGCTATGTGGCCATATGCAAACCATTACTTTACCCAGTGATTATGTCCAATACACTATGCATCCGGCTgttagttttgtcattttcaggTGGCCTTCTTCATGCCATAATTCACAATGCTTTGTTATTCAGATTAACCTTCTGCAATTCCATCATAGTACATCACTTTTACTGTGACATTATGCCATTGTTTAAGATTTCTTGTACTGACCCTTCTATTAATTTTCTGatggtatttattttctctgggtCAATACAAGTATTCACCATTTTGACTGTTCTTGTCTCTTACACACTAGTTctttttacaatattaaaaaagaagtctCTACAAGGCATAAGGAAAGCTTTCTCCACTTGTGGAGCCCATCTTTTATCCGTATCTTTATACTATGGCCCCCTTCTCTTCATGTACGTGCGCCCTGGATCTGCACAGGCAGATGATCAAGATATGATGGACTCTCTATTTTATACTGTCATAATTCCTGTGTTAAATCCAATTATCTATAGCCTGAGAAATAAGAAAGTCACAGATTCATTGAGTAAAATGTTAAAGAGAAATGCTTAG